The following coding sequences lie in one Cyanobacterium sp. Dongsha4 genomic window:
- the rlmB gene encoding 23S rRNA (guanosine(2251)-2'-O)-methyltransferase RlmB, translating into MSNFKPKKKNLPSKPKSSVSPRLENINTFENELSSDLIYGSYPVLAALENGQQLNRLYLNSRMLHDSRFESLIPKAKEAGTVIDVVDNKRLDQLTNRANHQGIVATVAPYEYVDLSELIDKAKSETENPVIIIADGINDPHNLGAIIRTAEAFSMQGLIIPQRRAVGVTSTVMKVAAGALAYFPVARVVNLNNAIASLQEAGFWIYGTMMEGNSLHNTKFEGAIGLVIGSEEKGLSPSTAKACDFLVSIPMTGKTPSLNASVASAICLYEIRRQLI; encoded by the coding sequence ATGTCGAATTTTAAACCAAAAAAGAAAAATCTGCCTTCAAAACCAAAATCTTCTGTTTCTCCTCGTTTAGAAAATATTAATACATTTGAAAATGAATTGAGTTCTGACTTGATTTATGGTTCGTATCCTGTTTTAGCCGCTTTAGAAAACGGACAACAATTAAATCGTCTTTACTTAAATTCTCGAATGCTTCATGATTCTCGCTTTGAATCTTTAATTCCTAAAGCTAAGGAAGCTGGTACTGTTATTGATGTAGTGGACAATAAAAGATTAGATCAATTAACCAACCGAGCAAATCACCAAGGAATTGTTGCCACTGTTGCCCCTTATGAGTATGTCGATTTATCGGAATTGATTGATAAAGCGAAAAGTGAAACAGAGAATCCAGTAATTATAATTGCTGACGGTATTAATGATCCTCATAATTTAGGGGCAATTATTCGCACAGCAGAAGCCTTTTCCATGCAGGGTTTAATTATCCCTCAAAGAAGGGCGGTAGGGGTTACTTCTACAGTTATGAAAGTGGCGGCTGGGGCATTAGCTTATTTTCCTGTGGCAAGGGTTGTTAATTTGAATAATGCGATCGCATCTTTACAAGAAGCAGGTTTTTGGATTTATGGCACGATGATGGAGGGTAATTCCTTACATAATACTAAATTTGAAGGTGCGATCGGTTTAGTTATAGGCTCAGAAGAAAAAGGATTAAGCCCTTCTACCGCTAAAGCCTGTGATTTTCTAGTATCAATCCCCATGACTGGAAAAACTCCCAGCTTAAACGC